A single Anopheles arabiensis isolate DONGOLA chromosome 2, AaraD3, whole genome shotgun sequence DNA region contains:
- the LOC120896526 gene encoding probable 39S ribosomal protein L49, mitochondrial yields the protein MALRMVCSKTFSLNRIISLHSINHHLPKPVQNVTAASVRWSSFRSSEPVGDLAQYPEVEVVRNPPEWKYVERLLAPRTVPKPTAKDAYPSGWKPANPQPGLKYVVQRTKNHMLPVYLRRSFRGQRRITAVRHVEGDIWLLEAELRYHIERQLNRPIITRVNEMSGQIELKGDHVAFVEKFLLEKGM from the exons ATGGCGCTTCGCATGGTGTGCAGCAAAACATTCAGCTTAAATCGAATCATTTCCCTACATTCTATTAACCACCACCTCCCGAAACCCGTACAG AATGTAACAGCAGCCTCCGTACGATGGTCTTCCTTCCGCTCGTCCGAACCGGTCGGTGATTTGGCCCAGTATCCCGAGGTGGAGGTCGTACGGAACCCGCCCGAGTGGAAGTATGTCGAGCGGCTGCTTGCGCCCCGCACCGTGCCCAAGCCGACGGCGAAGGACGCGTACCCGTCGGGCTGGAAACCGGCCAACCCTCAGCCCGGCCTGAAGTATGTGGTGCAGCGGACGAAAAATCACATGCTACCGGTGTACTTGCGCCGGTCGTTCCGGGGCCAGCGGCGAATAACGGCCGTCCGGCACGTGGAGGGCGACATATGGCTGCTGGAGGCGGAGCTGCGCTATCACATCGAGCGCCAGCTGAACCGGCCGATTATTACGCGCGTGAACGAGATGAGCGGACAGATCGAGCTGAAGGGCGACCATGTCGCGTTCGTGGAAAAGTTCCTGCTCGAGAAGGGAATGTGA
- the LOC120896525 gene encoding breast cancer metastasis-suppressor 1-like protein: protein MPPVKTDGDSDGDGDLSGAESERSGSSQGQDHDSSAEEADEPDSDDSSEMSEGECERRRTNCQDNLTSLEKQFAILKEQLYKERMVQVDHKLQQIRGGRLQDYFVPLQQLQTNMDSRKEVAEVMKKYRVNNVKNKYEGELQACYQHFESEKNLAIDAISDELMEKVRRLEEDRHNVDISWADWGTSTRTAKVRGPGRKKAVTVSGPYIVYMLREEEILDDWTAIRKALKRSTAAAT from the exons ATGCCGCCTGTAAAAACCGATGGAGACAGCGACGGGGACGGCGATCTGTCCGGGGCCGAGTCGGAACGGTCCGGATCGAGCCAGGGGCAGGACCACGATTCCAGCGCGGAGGAAGCGGATGAGCCCGATTCGGACGATTCGTCGGAAATGTCCGAGGGAGAGTGCGAACGAAGGCGCACCAACTGCCAGGACAATCTGA CAAGCCTGGAGAAACAGTTCGCCATCCTGAAGGAGCAGCTGTACAAGGAGCGGATGGTGCAGGTGGACCACAAGCTGCAGCAGATCCGGGGCGGCCGGTTGCAGGACTACTTTGtgccgctgcagcagctgcaaacCAACATGGACAGCCGGAAGGAGGTCGCGGAAGTGATGAAGAAGTACCGCGTGAATAACGTGAAGAACAAGTACGAGGGTGAACTGCAGGCCTGCTACCAACACTTTGAG AGTGAGAAAAACCTCGCCATAGACGCGATCAGCGACGAGCTGATGGAGAAGGTGCGCCGCCTGGAGGAGGATCGGCACAATGTGGACATTTCCTGGGCGGACTGGGGCACCAGCACCCGCACGGCGAAGGTGCGTGGCCCGGGCCGCAAGAAGGCGGTAACCGTGTCCGGCCCGTACATTGTGTACATGCTGCGGGAGGAGGAAATTCTCGACGACTGGACGGCGATTCGAAAAGCACTGAAACGATCGACGGCGGCCGCTACCTGA